A genomic window from Pantoea alhagi includes:
- the acnA gene encoding aconitate hydratase AcnA, whose amino-acid sequence MSLSLRDKSQDTLDVDGQRYHFYSLPRAAQQLGDLSRLPKSLKVLLENLLRWQDESSVTADDIQALADWQKSAHADREIAYRPARVLMQDFTGVPAVVDLAAMREAVKRLGGDVAKVNPLSPVDLVIDHSVTVDRFGDDNAFEENVRLEMERNHERYVFLRWGQKAFDKFRVVPPGTGICHQVNLEYLGQAVWHEEQDGKRVAYPDTLVGTDSHTTMINGLGVLGWGVGGIEAEAAMLGQPVSMLIPDVVGFKLTGKLRAGITATDLVLTVTQMLRKHGVVGKFVEFYGDGLDDLPLADRATIANMAPEYGATCGFFPIDHVTIGYMKLTGRSSEQAALVEAYAKAQGLWREPGEEPIFTSTLALDMNEVEASLAGPKRPQDRVSLGDVPQAFQQSYELEVNRAQKAHHAVTYRDGEQEYDLTDGAVAIAAITSCTNTSNPSVLMAAGLLAKKAVSLGLQRKPWVKASLAPGSKVVSDYLATARLTPYLDKLGFNLVGYGCATCIGNSGPLPENIESAIKQGDLTVGAVLSGNRNFEGRIHPLIKTNWLASPPLVVAYALAGNMNINLQSEPLGEDKTGKPVYLRDIWPTPDEITAAVQQVSSDMFLKEYSEVFDGTPEWQQIKVSEAATYDWDEGSTYIRLSPFFDDMEKTPKPVQDIKGARILAMLGDSVTTDHISPAGSIKAESPAGRYLLERGVERGDFNSYGSRRGNHEVMMRGTFANIRIRNEMVPGVEGGITRVVPNGEQMSIYDAAMVYQQQGVPLAVIAGKEYGSGSSRDWAAKGPRLLGVRVVICESFERIHRSNLIGMGILPLEFPQGVTRKTLNLSGEELIDIENLRDLQPGGTVKVTITRPDGSREELDTRCRIDTGNELTYYQNDGILHYVIRNMLN is encoded by the coding sequence ATGTCGTTATCCCTGCGCGATAAAAGTCAGGACACGCTGGATGTAGATGGGCAACGCTACCATTTTTATAGTCTTCCACGTGCCGCTCAGCAGCTGGGCGATCTCTCCCGTTTACCCAAATCACTGAAAGTATTATTGGAAAACCTGCTACGCTGGCAGGATGAGAGTTCCGTTACCGCTGATGATATTCAGGCGCTTGCCGACTGGCAAAAAAGCGCCCATGCCGATCGTGAAATCGCTTATCGCCCTGCACGTGTACTGATGCAGGATTTTACCGGCGTCCCCGCTGTGGTTGATTTGGCGGCCATGCGCGAAGCGGTTAAGCGTCTGGGTGGCGATGTAGCGAAAGTAAATCCGCTTTCGCCAGTTGATCTGGTTATCGACCACTCCGTGACCGTTGACCGCTTCGGGGATGATAATGCCTTTGAAGAAAATGTCCGACTGGAAATGGAGCGTAACCACGAGCGCTACGTCTTTCTGCGCTGGGGGCAAAAGGCTTTCGATAAATTCCGCGTTGTGCCGCCCGGCACCGGCATTTGTCATCAGGTTAACCTGGAATATTTAGGCCAGGCTGTGTGGCATGAAGAGCAGGATGGCAAGCGTGTCGCTTATCCCGATACCTTAGTCGGCACCGATTCTCATACCACCATGATCAACGGCCTTGGCGTGTTAGGGTGGGGCGTTGGCGGTATTGAGGCGGAAGCGGCGATGTTGGGTCAGCCGGTATCGATGCTAATCCCGGACGTAGTGGGATTTAAGCTGACGGGAAAATTACGTGCAGGCATTACCGCCACTGACCTGGTGCTGACCGTAACGCAAATGCTGCGTAAACATGGTGTTGTCGGCAAGTTTGTAGAGTTTTATGGCGACGGGCTGGATGATTTGCCGCTGGCGGATCGCGCCACCATCGCTAATATGGCACCCGAGTATGGCGCTACCTGTGGTTTTTTCCCTATTGATCATGTCACCATCGGCTATATGAAACTTACCGGCCGCAGCAGCGAACAGGCTGCTTTGGTAGAAGCCTATGCTAAGGCGCAGGGATTATGGCGCGAACCGGGTGAGGAGCCGATCTTTACCAGTACCCTGGCCCTGGACATGAATGAAGTGGAAGCCAGCCTTGCTGGTCCAAAGCGTCCGCAGGATCGCGTTTCCCTGGGCGACGTGCCGCAGGCTTTCCAGCAAAGTTACGAGCTGGAAGTGAATCGTGCGCAAAAAGCCCATCATGCGGTTACTTACCGTGACGGTGAGCAGGAATATGATTTAACCGACGGCGCAGTGGCTATCGCTGCCATTACCTCCTGTACCAATACCTCCAACCCAAGCGTGTTGATGGCTGCCGGCCTGCTGGCAAAAAAAGCGGTCTCGCTCGGTCTGCAGCGCAAGCCCTGGGTGAAAGCCTCTCTGGCGCCCGGTTCCAAAGTGGTATCCGATTATCTGGCTACCGCGCGTTTGACCCCTTATCTCGATAAGCTTGGCTTTAATCTGGTGGGCTACGGCTGCGCTACCTGTATTGGTAACTCAGGACCGCTGCCGGAGAATATTGAAAGCGCAATCAAACAGGGCGATTTGACGGTCGGTGCCGTGCTTTCGGGCAACCGTAACTTTGAAGGCCGAATTCATCCGCTGATCAAAACCAACTGGCTGGCTTCACCGCCGCTGGTTGTTGCCTATGCGCTGGCGGGTAATATGAATATCAACCTTCAGAGCGAGCCGCTGGGAGAGGATAAAACCGGCAAGCCGGTATATTTGCGTGATATCTGGCCAACGCCTGATGAAATCACCGCGGCGGTACAGCAGGTTTCCAGCGATATGTTCCTGAAGGAATATTCCGAAGTTTTTGATGGCACGCCGGAATGGCAGCAGATCAAAGTCAGTGAGGCAGCCACCTACGACTGGGATGAAGGCTCAACCTACATCCGCCTGTCGCCTTTCTTTGATGATATGGAAAAAACGCCGAAGCCGGTGCAGGACATTAAAGGCGCGCGCATTCTGGCAATGCTGGGCGACTCGGTGACAACCGACCACATCTCTCCGGCAGGCAGCATCAAGGCGGAAAGTCCCGCGGGTCGCTATTTGCTTGAGCGAGGCGTGGAGCGTGGTGACTTTAACTCTTATGGCTCACGGCGTGGTAACCATGAGGTTATGATGCGCGGTACATTTGCCAATATTCGTATTCGCAATGAAATGGTGCCGGGAGTGGAAGGCGGGATCACGCGTGTAGTGCCGAATGGCGAGCAGATGTCGATTTATGACGCTGCGATGGTTTATCAGCAGCAGGGCGTGCCGCTGGCGGTGATTGCAGGTAAAGAGTATGGCTCCGGCTCCAGCCGCGACTGGGCAGCGAAAGGACCGCGTCTGCTTGGCGTTCGGGTGGTTATCTGTGAATCCTTTGAACGTATTCACCGTTCCAACCTGATCGGTATGGGCATTTTACCGCTGGAGTTTCCGCAGGGCGTAACACGAAAAACGTTAAACCTGAGTGGTGAAGAGCTGATTGATATTGAAAATCTGCGTGACTTACAGCCCGGCGGTACGGTGAAAGTGACCATTACGCGCCCGGACGGCAGCAGGGAAGAGCTGGATACGCGCTGCCGTATCGATACCGGCAATGAACTGACCTATTACCAGAACGACGGCATATTGCATTATGTGATTCGTAATATGCTGAATTAA
- the lapB gene encoding lipopolysaccharide assembly protein LapB — MLELLFLLLPVAAAYGWYMGRRSAQQDKQQEANRLSRDYVTGVNFLLSNQQDKAVDLFLDMLKEDSGTVEAHLTLGNLFRSRGEVDRAIRIHQSLMESASLSYEQRLLAVQQLGRDYMAAGLYDRAEEMFEQLTDETDFRLSALQQLLVIYQATSEWQKAIDVAERLVKLGKSHHQIEIAHFYCELALLAMGSDDLDRALSLLKKGEAADRQSARVSIMMGRIFMAKGDYARAAGHLQRVIEQDKELVSETLDMLESCYQQLGQPHAWADYLRRCVEENTGALAELYLADILEREEGADVAQVYINRQLQRHPTMRVFHRLMDFHLHEAEDGRAKESLMVLRDMVGEQIRTKPRYRCQKCGFTAHALYWHCPSCRAWSTVKPIRGLDGQ, encoded by the coding sequence ATGTTGGAACTGCTGTTTCTGTTACTGCCCGTGGCCGCTGCCTATGGCTGGTACATGGGGCGCAGAAGTGCGCAGCAGGATAAGCAGCAAGAGGCTAATCGTCTGTCACGCGATTATGTGACCGGCGTAAACTTTCTGCTGTCAAACCAGCAGGATAAAGCGGTCGATCTTTTCCTCGATATGCTGAAAGAGGACAGCGGCACGGTGGAAGCGCACCTGACGCTGGGCAATCTTTTCCGCTCGCGCGGTGAAGTGGATCGCGCGATACGCATCCATCAGTCCCTGATGGAGAGCGCCTCCCTGAGCTACGAACAACGTCTGCTGGCGGTACAGCAGCTGGGCCGCGACTATATGGCGGCAGGGCTGTATGACCGGGCTGAAGAGATGTTCGAACAGCTCACTGACGAAACCGATTTTCGTCTCAGCGCGCTCCAGCAGCTGCTGGTTATCTATCAGGCCACCAGCGAATGGCAAAAAGCGATAGACGTTGCTGAAAGGCTGGTTAAGCTCGGTAAAAGTCATCATCAGATAGAAATTGCGCACTTCTACTGCGAGCTGGCATTACTGGCGATGGGCAGCGACGACCTTGACCGGGCGCTTAGCCTGCTGAAAAAAGGGGAGGCGGCCGACCGTCAGAGCGCGCGCGTTTCCATCATGATGGGGCGTATTTTTATGGCGAAGGGTGATTACGCCCGAGCCGCGGGTCATCTGCAACGCGTGATTGAACAGGATAAAGAGCTGGTCAGCGAAACGCTCGATATGCTGGAGAGCTGTTATCAACAGTTGGGGCAGCCGCACGCCTGGGCTGATTATCTGCGCCGCTGCGTGGAAGAAAACACCGGCGCGCTGGCTGAGCTTTATCTGGCAGATATTCTGGAGCGCGAAGAGGGTGCAGATGTGGCGCAGGTTTATATTAACCGCCAGCTGCAGCGGCATCCTACCATGCGCGTTTTCCATCGCCTGATGGATTTCCATCTGCATGAGGCGGAAGATGGCCGAGCCAAAGAGAGCCTGATGGTGCTGCGTGATATGGTAGGCGAGCAGATCCGCACCAAGCCACGCTATCGCTGTCAAAAATGTGGCTTTACGGCACACGCGCTCTACTGGCACTGTCCTTCCTGTCGGGCCTGGTCAACGGTTAAACCCATACGCGGGCTGGATGGCCAATAA
- a CDS encoding crotonase/enoyl-CoA hydratase family protein, whose product MSLLNQPTCRLFTESGQTTQLDAWYEEERRTMWMMLRAEPRPSFNHALIEEIMNLRYAAQRSGLPIDFWVTGSLVPAMFNAGGDLQFFVECIKNNRREALRAYARACVDCIHAAAQGFDVGAVTIAMVEGSALGGGFEAALAHHFLLAQNNARMGFPEIAFNLFPGMGGYSLVARRAGMKLAEELICEGESHTAEWFETRGLVDRLFQQGEAYRATRTFIDTLRPKLNGVKAMLKARQRVLQLSRGELMDITEDWVDYAFTIEEKDLAYMERLVQLQNRLSSQLRKVS is encoded by the coding sequence ATGTCATTACTAAACCAACCTACCTGCCGACTATTTACTGAATCTGGACAGACCACTCAGCTGGATGCCTGGTATGAAGAAGAGCGGCGCACGATGTGGATGATGCTACGTGCGGAACCGCGGCCTTCCTTTAATCATGCGCTTATTGAAGAGATCATGAATCTCCGTTATGCCGCTCAACGCTCCGGTTTACCTATTGATTTTTGGGTAACAGGATCGCTGGTTCCGGCGATGTTTAACGCTGGCGGTGACCTGCAGTTTTTTGTGGAGTGCATAAAAAATAACAGACGCGAGGCGCTGCGTGCTTATGCGCGCGCCTGTGTTGATTGCATTCATGCGGCAGCACAGGGATTTGATGTCGGCGCGGTGACTATCGCTATGGTCGAGGGCAGCGCCCTGGGCGGCGGTTTCGAGGCGGCGTTAGCCCATCACTTTTTGCTGGCGCAAAATAATGCGCGTATGGGCTTTCCGGAAATTGCCTTTAACCTGTTTCCCGGCATGGGCGGCTATTCGCTGGTGGCGCGCCGCGCCGGTATGAAACTGGCTGAGGAGCTGATTTGTGAAGGAGAGAGTCATACTGCCGAGTGGTTTGAAACGCGCGGTCTGGTTGATCGCCTGTTTCAGCAGGGGGAGGCCTATCGAGCCACGCGTACCTTTATCGATACGCTGCGCCCCAAGCTCAACGGCGTCAAAGCGATGCTCAAAGCGCGTCAGCGCGTGCTTCAGCTCTCACGCGGAGAGCTGATGGATATCACAGAAGATTGGGTGGATTACGCCTTCACCATTGAGGAAAAAGATCTGGCTTATATGGAGCGCCTGGTTCAGCTGCAAAACCGCCTCAGTTCGCAGCTGCGTAAAGTAAGCTAA
- the yciH gene encoding stress response translation initiation inhibitor YciH has protein sequence MSKDNPLVYSTDSGRITQPEIKAPRPKGDGIVRIQRQTSGRKGKGVCIISGLDLDDDGLNKLAAELKKKCGCGGAAKEGLIEIQGDKRDELKSLLEAKGFKVKLAGG, from the coding sequence ATGAGTAAAGATAACCCGCTGGTTTATTCCACTGACAGCGGCCGCATTACTCAGCCGGAAATCAAAGCCCCACGCCCTAAAGGCGACGGTATTGTGCGTATTCAGCGCCAAACCAGCGGACGTAAAGGCAAAGGAGTTTGCATTATCTCCGGCCTGGATCTGGATGATGACGGGCTTAATAAGCTGGCGGCTGAGCTAAAGAAAAAGTGCGGCTGCGGCGGGGCAGCAAAAGAGGGCCTTATTGAGATTCAGGGCGACAAACGCGATGAATTAAAAAGCCTGCTGGAAGCGAAAGGATTTAAGGTCAAACTGGCTGGCGGATGA
- the ribA gene encoding GTP cyclohydrolase II, whose translation MQLKRVAEAKLPTPWGDFLMVGFEELATGHDHVALVFGDVNNNEAVLARVHSECLTGDALFSLRCDCGFQLEAALNAIAEEGRGVLLYHRQEGRNIGLLNKIRAYALQDKGYDTVEANHQLGFAADERDFTLCADMFKLLGIDEVRLLTNNPRKVEILSEAGINIVERVPLIVGRNPKNAHYLDTKAEKMGHLLPKS comes from the coding sequence ATGCAGCTTAAACGGGTGGCAGAAGCTAAACTGCCCACGCCCTGGGGCGATTTCCTCATGGTGGGATTCGAAGAATTGGCTACCGGCCACGACCACGTCGCGCTGGTATTTGGTGATGTTAATAACAATGAAGCCGTACTGGCGCGTGTGCATTCTGAATGCCTGACCGGCGATGCGCTGTTCAGCCTGCGCTGCGACTGCGGTTTCCAGCTGGAAGCTGCCCTGAACGCCATTGCTGAAGAAGGCCGTGGCGTTCTGCTTTATCATCGTCAGGAAGGCCGTAATATTGGCCTGTTGAATAAGATCCGCGCTTATGCGCTGCAGGATAAAGGCTACGATACCGTTGAAGCGAATCACCAGCTGGGATTTGCCGCCGATGAGCGTGATTTTACCCTGTGCGCCGATATGTTTAAGCTTCTGGGCATTGATGAAGTGCGGTTATTAACCAACAATCCACGCAAGGTGGAGATTCTGAGCGAAGCCGGGATCAATATTGTTGAGCGGGTGCCGTTGATTGTGGGGCGTAATCCCAAAAATGCGCACTATCTGGACACTAAAGCAGAGAAAATGGGCCATCTGCTGCCCAAATCCTGA
- the araD gene encoding L-ribulose-5-phosphate 4-epimerase, with protein MLEELKEQVLEANLALPEHNLVTFTWGNVSAIDRERGLLVIKPSGVSYDAMKRDDMVVVALETGEIVEGDKRPSSDTDTHRALYLAWPDVGGIVHTHSRHATIWAQAGRDIPAWGTTHADDFYGPIPCTRMMTDEEIAHRYEWETGQVIIETLRERDIAPLAVPAALVHSHGPFAWGKSAKDAVHSAVVLEEVAYMALFSQQLTPDLPAMQQTLLDKHWLRKHGANAYYGQKG; from the coding sequence ATGCTGGAAGAACTCAAAGAGCAGGTACTTGAAGCCAATCTGGCGCTGCCTGAACACAATCTGGTGACCTTTACCTGGGGCAACGTCAGCGCTATCGATCGCGAGCGCGGGTTGCTGGTTATCAAACCCTCCGGCGTGAGTTACGATGCCATGAAGCGCGACGATATGGTGGTTGTGGCGCTGGAAACCGGAGAAATTGTCGAAGGCGATAAGCGTCCCTCATCCGATACCGATACGCATCGGGCACTCTACCTGGCCTGGCCAGATGTTGGCGGCATCGTGCATACGCATTCGCGCCACGCGACCATCTGGGCGCAGGCTGGACGCGATATTCCCGCCTGGGGCACCACACACGCCGACGATTTTTATGGCCCGATTCCCTGTACGCGTATGATGACCGATGAAGAAATTGCGCACCGCTACGAATGGGAAACCGGGCAGGTGATTATCGAAACGCTGCGTGAGCGGGATATCGCTCCGCTGGCCGTTCCTGCTGCGCTGGTTCATTCCCACGGGCCTTTCGCCTGGGGCAAAAGCGCCAAAGATGCGGTTCACAGTGCAGTGGTGCTGGAGGAAGTCGCCTACATGGCGTTGTTCAGTCAACAACTTACCCCAGACTTACCGGCAATGCAGCAGACATTGCTGGATAAACACTGGCTGCGCAAACATGGCGCCAATGCCTATTACGGGCAAAAAGGTTGA
- the kdgT gene encoding 2-keto-3-deoxygluconate transporter — protein sequence MHIKRAIDKIPGGMMLVPLFLGALCHTFAPDSGKYFGSFTNGLMSGTVPILAVWFFCMGASIKLSATGTVLRKSGTLVITKIAVAWVVAAIASRLIPENGFEVGMLAGLSTLALVAAMDMTNGGLYASLMQQYGTKEEAGAFVLMSLESGPLMTMVILGTAGIASFEPHVFVGAVLPFLVGFALGNLDPELREFFGKAVQTLIPFFAFALGNTINLAVIAQTGLLGIMLGVAVIIVTGIPLIIADRLIGGGDGTAGLAASSSAGAAVATPVLIAEMVPQFKPVAPAATALVATSVIVTSLLVPIITAIYSKQIKRYRAAAGQRAAVK from the coding sequence ATGCATATCAAAAGAGCTATCGATAAAATACCGGGTGGGATGATGCTGGTGCCCCTGTTCTTAGGGGCGCTTTGCCATACATTTGCGCCTGATTCAGGTAAGTACTTTGGATCTTTTACTAATGGATTGATGAGCGGAACCGTGCCAATTCTGGCCGTCTGGTTCTTCTGTATGGGCGCATCAATAAAATTAAGCGCTACCGGCACCGTGCTGCGTAAGTCGGGCACGCTGGTGATAACGAAAATTGCCGTGGCCTGGGTTGTGGCGGCTATCGCCTCCCGCCTGATACCAGAAAATGGTTTTGAAGTAGGAATGCTGGCCGGATTGTCAACGCTGGCACTGGTAGCGGCAATGGATATGACTAACGGCGGTCTCTACGCTTCTTTAATGCAGCAGTATGGTACTAAAGAAGAGGCGGGCGCCTTTGTACTGATGTCACTGGAATCGGGCCCGTTAATGACGATGGTGATTTTAGGCACTGCCGGGATCGCCTCGTTTGAGCCACATGTTTTTGTCGGTGCCGTGCTGCCATTCCTGGTTGGTTTTGCCTTAGGGAACCTGGATCCTGAACTGCGCGAATTTTTCGGCAAGGCGGTACAGACGCTGATTCCTTTCTTTGCCTTTGCGCTGGGCAACACCATCAATCTGGCGGTTATCGCGCAAACCGGCCTGCTGGGCATCATGCTGGGCGTCGCGGTTATTATCGTTACCGGCATCCCATTGATTATCGCCGATCGTCTGATCGGCGGCGGAGACGGTACGGCCGGGCTGGCTGCCTCCAGTTCGGCAGGCGCGGCGGTAGCCACGCCAGTATTGATTGCTGAGATGGTGCCGCAGTTTAAACCGGTAGCGCCCGCAGCGACGGCGCTGGTCGCCACCTCGGTTATTGTGACCTCTCTGTTAGTGCCAATCATTACTGCGATTTATTCAAAACAGATAAAACGGTATCGCGCAGCCGCAGGACAACGCGCAGCAGTTAAGTAA
- the pgpB gene encoding phosphatidylglycerophosphatase B, producing the protein MLEIAKRTAFGALLLSIMPLLMWLSHWQWQPGASGLGLRLLFWMTETVTRPWGILTSAILCAWFLWCLRFRLKPALFLLVIMIAAILAGQYTKSFIKARVQEPRPYVVWLEKTHGIPGDEFYQLDRQARGQMVTRLVANDNHIPQWLKRHWAFETGFAFPSGHTMFAASWALLGVGLLWPRRHRKTVTILMIWAVAVMGSRVLLGMHWPRDLLVATWISWLLVTLACWLAQRLCGPLTIPPDEHQEIARREQDKES; encoded by the coding sequence ATGCTGGAAATAGCAAAACGCACGGCCTTTGGCGCTCTGTTACTGTCGATAATGCCGCTATTGATGTGGCTTTCCCACTGGCAGTGGCAGCCAGGCGCCAGCGGATTAGGTTTACGTTTGCTGTTCTGGATGACGGAAACCGTGACGCGGCCATGGGGGATCCTCACCAGCGCGATACTGTGCGCCTGGTTTTTATGGTGTCTGCGCTTTCGTTTAAAACCCGCGCTGTTTCTGCTGGTGATTATGATCGCCGCGATTCTGGCCGGGCAATATACGAAATCTTTTATTAAGGCGCGGGTACAGGAGCCACGTCCCTATGTGGTGTGGCTGGAAAAAACGCATGGCATTCCCGGCGATGAGTTTTATCAGTTGGATCGCCAGGCGCGCGGCCAGATGGTGACGCGTTTAGTGGCGAATGATAACCATATTCCGCAGTGGCTGAAGCGTCACTGGGCATTTGAAACAGGGTTTGCCTTTCCGTCGGGGCATACCATGTTTGCTGCCAGCTGGGCGCTGCTGGGCGTGGGGCTGCTTTGGCCGCGCCGCCACCGCAAGACCGTGACAATCCTGATGATTTGGGCCGTTGCCGTTATGGGAAGTCGGGTGCTGTTGGGGATGCACTGGCCGCGCGATCTGCTGGTCGCTACCTGGATTAGCTGGCTGCTGGTGACACTGGCTTGCTGGCTGGCGCAGCGCCTGTGTGGCCCGTTGACCATTCCCCCTGATGAGCATCAGGAGATTGCCCGGCGCGAGCAGGATAAAGAATCATGA
- a CDS encoding LapA family protein yields MKYLLIFLLVLVIFIISVTLGAHNDQVVSFNFLIAQGEYRISTLLASLFGAGFVLGWAICGLFWLRVRVSLANAQRKLKRLQQQTVQTDNVTPSHPPVVKE; encoded by the coding sequence GTGAAATATTTACTGATCTTTTTACTGGTTCTGGTGATATTCATCATCTCCGTGACGCTTGGCGCGCATAATGACCAGGTTGTCTCATTCAACTTTTTGATTGCCCAGGGCGAATACCGTATCTCTACCTTACTGGCCTCGCTGTTCGGTGCAGGGTTTGTACTGGGCTGGGCAATCTGTGGTCTTTTCTGGCTGCGGGTGCGCGTGTCACTGGCGAATGCACAGCGTAAACTCAAGCGTCTGCAGCAGCAAACCGTTCAGACCGACAACGTGACTCCGTCACATCCGCCTGTGGTCAAGGAATAA
- the osmB gene encoding osmotically-inducible lipoprotein OsmB — protein MTNNAKHISATVLAVVVALSLTGCSNWSKRDRNTAIGAGAGAIGGSVLTNGSGLGTIGGAAVGGIIGHQID, from the coding sequence ATGACTAACAATGCAAAACACATTTCCGCTACCGTGCTGGCTGTTGTCGTTGCCCTGTCTTTAACCGGCTGCAGCAACTGGTCTAAACGCGACCGTAACACAGCAATCGGTGCTGGCGCTGGCGCTATTGGCGGCTCGGTTCTGACTAACGGCAGTGGCCTGGGTACTATCGGCGGCGCGGCTGTCGGCGGGATTATTGGTCACCAGATCGACTAA
- the pyrF gene encoding orotidine-5'-phosphate decarboxylase codes for MSQPQNRIDSPVLVALDYADRNRALAFVDGIDPASCRLKVGKEMFTLFGPQFVRDLHQRGFEVFLDLKFHDIPNTTAHAVAAAADLGVWMVNVHASGGARMMNAAREALTAFGKDAPLLIAVTVLTSMEAADLQDLGITATPAEYAARLARLTQQCGLDGVVCSAHEASAFKQQFGQEFKLVTPGIRPAGSEAGDQRRIMTPLQAQQAGVDYMVIGRPITQSADPAATLQAILISLQEEA; via the coding sequence ATGTCTCAACCTCAAAACCGTATTGACTCGCCTGTTCTGGTCGCGCTTGATTACGCTGACCGTAACCGTGCGCTGGCCTTCGTGGATGGTATCGATCCTGCCAGCTGCCGTTTAAAAGTGGGCAAAGAGATGTTCACGCTTTTCGGACCTCAGTTTGTCCGCGATCTGCATCAGCGTGGTTTTGAGGTTTTCCTCGATCTGAAATTCCATGATATTCCCAATACCACTGCGCATGCGGTGGCCGCCGCCGCCGATCTGGGGGTGTGGATGGTTAACGTACACGCCAGCGGCGGGGCGCGTATGATGAATGCCGCCCGTGAAGCATTGACCGCTTTTGGTAAGGATGCGCCGCTGCTGATTGCGGTAACGGTGCTGACCAGTATGGAAGCCGCCGATCTGCAGGATCTGGGCATCACGGCAACGCCGGCAGAATATGCCGCGCGCCTGGCGCGTCTGACGCAACAGTGCGGGCTGGATGGCGTGGTCTGTTCGGCACATGAGGCCTCTGCCTTTAAGCAGCAGTTTGGCCAGGAGTTTAAACTGGTTACGCCAGGCATACGTCCTGCCGGCAGCGAGGCGGGCGATCAGAGGCGTATTATGACGCCGCTTCAGGCACAGCAGGCAGGCGTTGACTATATGGTTATTGGACGCCCGATCACCCAGTCAGCCGATCCGGCCGCCACGCTACAGGCTATTCTGATTTCACTGCAGGAGGAAGCATGA